In Helianthus annuus cultivar XRQ/B chromosome 9, HanXRQr2.0-SUNRISE, whole genome shotgun sequence, the following are encoded in one genomic region:
- the LOC110878955 gene encoding U-box domain-containing protein 4, translating into MDSHTTTSAAITGDHTSVITRTLQTHNQDPSSKIQAAKEIRRLTKTSHRFRRHFSDAIPPLVSMLRYPSVESNAAALLALVNLAVQDETNKISIVDAGALESIVTFLHMGNINMQEHATASLATLSASPVTRSAIGASGAIPFLVEVLHQGTPQAKVDAVMALFNLSSEKHNLNLILQSQPVPYLVNILKSSKKSSKVSERCTGLLESLIGFEEGRVSLTSEEGGVLAVVEVLERGSPQNREHAVGALLTMCQSDRCRYREPILKEGVIPGLLELTVQGTPNSQTKAHTLLRLLRESPYPRSELEPDTLENIVCDIISQIEGEEQSGNAKQMLADMVQVSMEQSLRHLQQRALVCTTSEVSLK; encoded by the exons ATGGACTCACACACCACCACCTCCGCCGCCATCACCGGAGATCACACTTCGGTCATCACCCGCACCCTTCAAACCCACAACCAAGATCCTTCTTCCAAAATCCAAGCTGCCAAAGAGATCCGACGCCTCACCAAAACATCCCACCGCTTCCGCCGCCACTTCTCCGACGCCATACCACCGCTCGTCTCCATGCTCCGCTATCCTTCCGTTGAATCCAACGCCGCCGCTCTTCTCGCTCTCGTTAATCTTGCTGTTCAAGATGAAAC aAACAAGATTAGTATTGTGGATGCTGGTGCATTGGAATCAATTGTCACTTTTTTACATATGGGGAATATTAATATGCAAGAACATGCAACAGCATCATTAGCCACACTATCTGCATCACCTGTAACAAGGTCAGCCATTGGTGCATCAGGTGCTATTCCTTTTCTTGTTGAGGTTCTTCATCAGGGGACCCCACAAGCCAAGGTGGATGCAGTCATGGCTCTGTTTAATCTCTCATCTGAAAAACACAATCTCAACCTCATACTTCAATCACAACCTGTTCCTTACCTTGTAAACATCCTTAAAAGCTCCAAAAAATCCTCAAAGGTTTCGGAAAGATGCACCGGTCTTCTTGAATCTTTAATCGGTTTTGAAGAAGGAAGAGTTTCTTTAACCTCAGAAGAAGGTGGTGTGCTTGCGGTTGTGGAGGTTCTCGAACGTGGGTCCCCACAAAACCGTGAGCACGCAGTGGGTGCGCTTTTAACTATGTGCCAGAGTGACCGGTGTAGGTATAGAGAACCGATACTTAAAGAAGGTGTCATTCCCGGGCTCTTAGAGCTTACGGTTCAAGGCACCCCAAACTCACAAACAAAAGCGCACACTTTGCTTCGGTTGTTACGCGAATCACCATACCCGCGATCAGAACTCGAGCCTGACACCCTCGAAAACATTGTGTGCGACATTATATCACAGATTGAAGGTGAAGAACAATCCGGGAATGCTAAACAGATGCTAGCGGATATGGTGCAAGTTAGCATGGAACAGAGTTTGAGACATTTACAGCAAAGGGCTCTGGTATGCACTACATCTGAAGTCTCTTTGAAATAA